A window of the Fibrobacter sp. UWH6 genome harbors these coding sequences:
- a CDS encoding HD-GYP domain-containing protein, with amino-acid sequence MSALSQYHDLILCVVSALEARDSYTSFHSSRVAEMVEALCRFLGITGDQEELFHISAHLHDVGKIGIRDDVLLKAGRLNDEEWEIMKSHSLQGYEILRKAKLFENVAIIVRGHHERWDGKGYPDGLSGANIPLGSRIIAIADSIDAMISDRPYRKGMDVSICRSEIEKNAGIMYDPDVVKVALENWDDLIKSGTAVCAMQS; translated from the coding sequence ATGTCAGCCTTATCTCAATACCATGACTTAATCTTGTGCGTCGTTTCCGCCCTGGAAGCAAGAGATTCCTACACCAGTTTCCATTCCTCCCGCGTAGCGGAAATGGTGGAAGCCCTTTGCAGGTTTTTAGGCATCACCGGCGATCAGGAAGAACTATTCCATATTTCGGCACACTTGCATGACGTTGGGAAAATTGGCATACGCGACGACGTTCTTTTAAAAGCAGGACGATTGAATGATGAAGAATGGGAAATCATGAAATCCCATTCTTTGCAAGGTTACGAAATTTTACGGAAGGCAAAGCTATTTGAGAACGTAGCTATCATTGTACGCGGACACCACGAACGCTGGGACGGTAAAGGTTATCCCGATGGACTGTCCGGCGCAAACATTCCCCTGGGTTCAAGAATTATCGCAATCGCCGATTCCATCGACGCCATGATTTCGGACCGTCCCTACAGAAAGGGCATGGATGTGTCCATCTGCAGAAGCGAAATAGAAAAGAACGCCGGAATCATGTACGATCCCGACGTGGTTAAAGTCGCTTTGGAAAATTGGGATGATTTAATTAAATCGGGCACTGCCGTCTGCGCCATGCAGAGTTAA